Proteins encoded by one window of Lycium barbarum isolate Lr01 chromosome 11, ASM1917538v2, whole genome shotgun sequence:
- the LOC132616782 gene encoding leucine-rich repeat receptor-like serine/threonine-protein kinase BAM1, giving the protein MHFLLLFLLFLLPHFHLTTGKPPSLPEYHALLSLKTAIISDPQSSLTSWNINTNHCTWFGITCNHHHHVTSLNISNLNLTGRLSPQISHLRYLTSLNLAANQFVGPIPNEISLIPNLNYLNLSNNGFNSTFPPNLTYLQQLKVLDLYNNNMTGELPVGLHNLTNLRHLHLGGNFFTGSIPPEYGRLMFLEYLAVSGNALVGKIPAEIGNITTLKELYIGYYNTFSGGIPPEIGNLSELLRLDAANCGLTGEIPKEIGKLEKLDTLFLQVNALSGVVTNELGNLKNLKSLDLSNNMFSGEIPVTFGELKYLTLLNLFRNKLYGSIPEFISELPKLEVLQLWENNFTGSIPQSLGKNRKLTTLDISTNKLTGNLPPNMCSGNTLQTLITLGNFLFGPIPESLGECQSLSRIRMGENYLNGSIPKGLLSLPKLTQVELQDNLLTGTFPVTGKVSSSLGQISLSNNRLLGTLPSSIGNFTGVQKLLLDGNKFSGEIPAEIGKLQQLSKLDISDNIFSGAIPKEINQCKALTFVDLSRNKLSGEVPNEITGMRILNYLNVSRNHLVGSIPAPIASMQSLTSVDFSYNNLSGLVPGTGQFSYFNYTSFLGNPDLCGPYLGPCKEGVVDGVSRPHERGAFSPSMKLLLVIGLLVCSIVFAIAAIIKARSLKKASQARAWKLTAFQRLDFTCDDVLGCLKEDNVIGKGGAGIVYKGVMPNGELVAVKRLPVMTRGSSHDHGFNAEIQTLGRIRHRHIVRLLGFCSNHETNLLVYEYMPNGSLGEMLHGKKGGHLHWDTRYKIALEAAKGLCYLHHDCSPLILHRDVKSNNILLDSGFEAHVADFGLAKFLQDSGTSECMSAIAGSYGYIAPEYAYTLKVDEKSDVYSFGVVLLELVSGKKPVGEFGDGVDIVQWVRRMTVGKKEGVLKILDPRLSTTVPLHEVMHVFYVAMLCVEEQAVERPKMREVVQMLTEVPKMSGPALESPALVPGDTKDHHQPPGSPPKSPPPDLLSI; this is encoded by the exons ATGCATTTTCTTCTCCTTTTCCTCCTTTTCCTCCTCCCCCATTTCCACCTCACCACCGGAAAACCACCTTCCCTCCCGGAATACCACGCACTGCTCTCCCTCAAAACCGCCATAATCTCCGACCCACAATCTTCCCTTACCTCATGGAACATCAACACAAATCACTGTACATGGTTCGGCATCACGTGCAACCATCACCACCACGTGACATCCCTTAACATCTCTAACCTTAACCTCACCGGTAGACTCTCACCACAAATCTCACATCTCCGTTACTTAACCTCACTTAACCTTGCAGCTAATCAGTTTGTAGGACCCATTCCTAATGAAATATCACTAATCCCAAATCTTAACTACCTTAATCTCTCCAACAATGGTTTTAACTCAACATTCCCTCCCAACCTTACCTATCTACAACAACTTAAAGTCCTTGACCTTTATAACAACAACATGACAGGTGAGCTCCCTGTCGGGTTACACAATTTGACGAATCTTCGACATCTTCACTTAGGTGGGAACTTCTTTACAGGAAGTATTCCACCTGAGTATGGGAGACTGATGTTTCTTGAATACCTTGCAGTTTCTGGAAATGCCCTTGTTGGTAAAATCCCAGCTGAGATAGGAAATATTACAACTCTTAAAGAGCTTTATATTGGTTATTACAACACATTTTCAGGTGGGATACCACCTGAAATAGGAAATTTATCCGAGCTTTTAAGGTTAGATGCTGCAAATTGTGGACTTACTGGTGAGATTCCAAAGGAAATAGGAAAGCTTGAGAAATTAGATACATTGTTTTTACAAGTGAATGCACTTTCTGGGGTTGTTACAAATGAGTTGGGTAATCTAAAGAACTTAAAATCTTTAGATTTGTCGAATAATATGTTTTCAGGTGAAATTCCAGTGACATTTGGTGAACTGAAGTATTTAACTCTGTTGAATCTTTTTCGTAACAAGCTTTACGGATCGATACCGGAGTTTATATCAGAGTTGCCAAAACTGGAAGTATTGCAGTTATGGGAAAATAATTTTACTGGAAGTATTCCACAAAGTTTAGGGAAAAATAGGAAGTTAACAACTCTTGATATTAGTACTAATAAGTTAACAGGTAATTTGCCACCAAATATGTGTAGTGGTAACACTTTGCAAACATTGATCACTTTAGGAAACTTCTTGTTTGGTCCAATACCTGAATCTTTAGGTGAGTGTCAATCATTAAGTAGGATTAGAATGGGTGAAAATTACTTAAATGGGTCGATACCAAAAGGGTTGTTAAGTTTGCCTAAGTTAACACAAGTTGAACTTCAAGATAATCTTCTTACTGGTACTTTTCCAGTGACTGGTAAAGTTTCCTCAAGTTTGGGGCAAATTAGTCTTTCGAATAATCGCCTTTTGGGGACTTTGCCATCGAGTATTGGAAATTTTACTGGTGTTCAAAAGTTGCTTCTTGATGGGAACAAATTTTCTGGTGAAATTCCAGCTGAAATAGGGAAATTGCAGCAACTGTCGAAGCTTGATATCAGTGATAACATTTTTTCAGGCGCGATTCCGAAGGAAATAAATCAATGCAAGGCTCTAACTTTTGTTGATCTTAGTAGGAATAAGTTATCAGGTGAAGTTCCTAATGAGATCACTGGTATGAGGATACTGAATTACTTGAACGTATCTCGGAACCATTTAGTTGGGAGTATTCCTGCACCTATTGCTTCAATGCAGAGTTTAACTTCTGTTGATTTTTCGTATAACAACTTATCTGGATTAGTTCCGGGTACTGGTCAGTTCAGTTACTTCAATTACACTTCATTTTTGGGTAATCCAGATCTTTGTGGACCCTACTTGGGTCCTTGCAAAGAAGGTGTGGTCGACGGGGTTAGTCGACCTCATGAGAGGGGTGCGTTTTCGCCTTCTATGAAGCTTTTGCTCGTTATTGGGTTGCTTGTTTGCTCGATTGTGTTTGCTATCGCTGCGATCATAAAGGCTAGATCTTTAAAGAAGGCGAGTCAGGCTCGTGCCTGGAAGCTTACTGCTTTCCAACGGTTGGATTTCACTTGTGATGATGTTTTGGGATGTTTGAAAGAGGATAACGTTATTGGTAAAGGAGGTGCTGGAATAGTGTACAAAGGGGTAATGCCGAATGGCGAATTGGTTGCTGTTAAAAGGTTGCCGGTTATGACCCGCGGTTCTTCTCATGATCACGGGTTTAATGCTGAGATACAGACCCTTGGGAGGATTAGGCATAGGCATATTGTTAGGTTATTGGGGTTTTGCTCGAATCATGAAACGAATCTTTTGGTTTATGAGTACATGCCTAATGGGAGCCTTGGTGAAATGCTTCATGGAAAGAAAGGTGGTCACTTGCATTGGGATACTAGGTATAAGATAGCGTTGGAAGCTGCAAAGGGCCTTTGTTATCTTCATCATGATTGCTCGCCTTTGATCCTCCATCGTGATGTAAAATCAAACAACATTCTTCTGGATTCAGGATTCGAAGCTCACGTTGCTGATTTTGGGCTTGCCAAGTTTTTGCAAGACTCGGGAACATCAGAATGCATGTCGGCTATTGCTGGTTCTTATGGCTACATTGCACCAG AATATGCATACACACTCAAGGTAGATGAGAAGAGCGATGTATACAGCTTTGGTGTGGTTCTGTTAGAATTGGTGAGTGGTAAAAAGCCGGTTGGGGAATTTGGTGATGGCGTTGACATAGTCCAATGGGTAAGGAGAATGACAGTCGGGAAAAAGGAAGGAGTCCTCAAGATCCTCGATCCGAGACTCTCAACAACAGTTCCCCTTCATGAAGTTATGCACGTGTTCTATGTCGCGATGCTTTGTGTCGAAGAACAGGCTGTTGAACGCCCCAAAATGCGCGAGGTTGTGCAAATGCTAACCGAGGTTCCCAAAATGTCGGGTCCCGCCTTAGAGTCTCCCGCTTTAGTTCCCGGAGATACAAAAGACCACCATCAGCCACCGGGCTCACCACCTAAATCTCCTCCGCCGGACCTTCTCAGCATATGA
- the LOC132616586 gene encoding uncharacterized protein LOC132616586 isoform X5: protein MCHPGISECCYFGSFFGPSQPVISQRVIQESKSLLENPNLAAKVMKSGHSQSNKRAASKPAGSKPSTSSHAPKVTNGLKRKIDMVKNTRDYSFLLSDDAELPGPSRGSLTQKVSAPNCDARLVQRPSGKQTSSNSGRKLLDDGEVKRSSQMQPKAVIQRSMSINKPTQPPLDSRRQFGSSNGSGPGRPLGPKGVPPKVSGNPNDKKFLTPGAKSTVPASHRPTPSRVQPAAPRQSSVQNRIPLESGKSKVMSKQGVPVSKTQVAIQKQPASSSRPQIKPPPPRNGARPLDDRRPTLQQRDGRRPATQERDDRRPALQQRDDRRPAPQQRDDRRPALQQRDDRRPALQRKEERRPTLQQRDDRRPPVHRKDDRRPARKPMYDEEDDGVEAISMIRKMFGYNPNRYHDDDDDSDMEANFDDILKEERRSAKIARQEDEEELRKIEEEERRERLRKQAKKRKLSHQ from the exons ATGTGCCATCCAGGGATAAGTGAGTGCTGCTA TTTTGGTTCCTTCTTTGGACCTTCACAGCCTGTTATCTCTCAAAGAGTAATCCAAGAAAGCAAGTCGCTATTGGAGAATCCAAATCTGGCAGCTAAAGTCATGAAATCTGGTCATTCG CAGAGCAATAAGAGGGCTGCTTCAAAACCTGCAGGATCAAAACCTTCCACCAGCAGCCATGCACCGAAAGTCACAAATGGG TTGAAAAGAAAGATCGATATGGTAAAAAATACGAGGGACTATTCATTTCTATTATCTGATGATGCTGAACTTCCTGGTCCATCAAGAGGTTCTTTAACTCAGAAAGTGTCTGCCCCTAATTGCG ATGCACGATTAGTTCAACGTCCAAGCGGCAAGCAGACTTCAAGTAATTCTGGGAGAAAGCTTCTAGATGATGGTGAAGTGAAAAGAAGCAGCCAAATGCAACCTAAAGCGGTGATTCAGAGATCGATGTCTATTAATAAACCGACTCAACCGCCATTAGACTCTAGAAGACAGTTCGGTAGCAGTAATGGAAGTGGACCTGGGCGGCCTTTGGGTCCAAAAGGGGTGCCCCCCAAGGTTTCAGGGAATCCAAATGATAAGAAATTTTTGACACCAGGCGCCAAGAGTACTGTGCCTGCTTCCCACAGGCCAACCCCTTCAAGGGTGCAACCGGCTGCACCAAGGCAATCTTCGGTACAGAATAGGATACCATTGGAATCTGGAAAGTCAAAAGTGATGTCAAAACAAGGTGTGCCTGTCTCCAAAACTCAGGTGGCGATTCAGAAACAGCCAGCCTCCTCGTCTAGACCTCAG ATAAAACCACCACCTCCTAGAAATGGAGCTCGTCCCTTGGACGATAGGCGCCCAACACTTCAGCAAAGAGACGGCAGGCGCCCAGCAACTCAGGAAAGAGATGACAGGCGACCAGCTCTTCAGCAAAGGGATGACAGGCGCCCAGCACCTCAGCAAAGAGATGATAGGCGCCCAGCACTCCAGCAAAGAGATGATAGACGCCCAGCACTTCAGCGAAAAGAGGAGAGGCGCCCCACACTTCAGCAAAGAGATGACAGGCGCCCGCCAGTTCATCGGAAAGATGATAGGCGCCCAGCAAGAAAACCAATGTATGATGAAGAAGATGATGGAGTAGAAGCCATTAGTATGATCAGGAAGATGTTTGG GTATAATCCTAACAGGTaccatgatgacgatgatgatagtgacaTGGAGGCTAATTTTGATGATATATTGAAGGAAGAAAGGCGGAG TGCGAAAATAGCAAGGCAAGAGGATGAAGAAGAGCTTCGGaagatagaagaagaagaaaggcgGGAGCGACTGAGAAAACAGGCCAAGAAGCGCAAGTTGAGCCATCAATGA
- the LOC132616586 gene encoding uncharacterized protein LOC132616586 isoform X2, whose translation MRGYEGDEYDEYLDEYEDEGVDQEDEEAGEEEHEDEEPQPPSEELLEYLELRQRLKEDIRKQRKKELGGGSREIKKNVPSRDNFGSFFGPSQPVISQRVIQESKSLLENPNLAAKVMKSGHSQSNKRAASKPAGSKPSTSSHAPKVTNGLKRKIDMVKNTRDYSFLLSDDAELPGPSRGSLTQKVSAPNCDARLVQRPSGKQTSSNSGRKLLDDGEVKRSSQMQPKAVIQRSMSINKPTQPPLDSRRQFGSSNGSGPGRPLGPKGVPPKVSGNPNDKKFLTPGAKSTVPASHRPTPSRVQPAAPRQSSVQNRIPLESGKSKVMSKQGVPVSKTQVAIQKQPASSSRPQIKPPPPRNGARPLDDRRPTLQQRDGRRPATQERDDRRPALQQRDDRRPAPQQRDDRRPALQQRDDRRPALQRKEERRPTLQQRDDRRPPVHRKDDRRPARKPMYDEEDDGVEAISMIRKMFGYNPNRYHDDDDDSDMEANFDDILKEERRSAKIARQEDEEELRKIEEEERRERLRKQAKKRKLSHQ comes from the exons ATGCGGGGATATGAAGGAGAT GAATACGACGAGTATTTGGATGAGTATGAGGATGAAGGTGTAgatcaagaagatgaagaggctGGTGAAGAGGAACATGAGGATGAAGAGCCTCAACCGCCTTCAGAAGAGTTGTTAGAGTACCTGGAGCTAAGGCAACGGTTAAAAGAGGATATCAGGAAACAGAGGAAGAAAGAACTAGGCGGTGGTTCTCGCGAAATTAAAAAGAATGTGCCATCCAGGGATAA TTTTGGTTCCTTCTTTGGACCTTCACAGCCTGTTATCTCTCAAAGAGTAATCCAAGAAAGCAAGTCGCTATTGGAGAATCCAAATCTGGCAGCTAAAGTCATGAAATCTGGTCATTCG CAGAGCAATAAGAGGGCTGCTTCAAAACCTGCAGGATCAAAACCTTCCACCAGCAGCCATGCACCGAAAGTCACAAATGGG TTGAAAAGAAAGATCGATATGGTAAAAAATACGAGGGACTATTCATTTCTATTATCTGATGATGCTGAACTTCCTGGTCCATCAAGAGGTTCTTTAACTCAGAAAGTGTCTGCCCCTAATTGCG ATGCACGATTAGTTCAACGTCCAAGCGGCAAGCAGACTTCAAGTAATTCTGGGAGAAAGCTTCTAGATGATGGTGAAGTGAAAAGAAGCAGCCAAATGCAACCTAAAGCGGTGATTCAGAGATCGATGTCTATTAATAAACCGACTCAACCGCCATTAGACTCTAGAAGACAGTTCGGTAGCAGTAATGGAAGTGGACCTGGGCGGCCTTTGGGTCCAAAAGGGGTGCCCCCCAAGGTTTCAGGGAATCCAAATGATAAGAAATTTTTGACACCAGGCGCCAAGAGTACTGTGCCTGCTTCCCACAGGCCAACCCCTTCAAGGGTGCAACCGGCTGCACCAAGGCAATCTTCGGTACAGAATAGGATACCATTGGAATCTGGAAAGTCAAAAGTGATGTCAAAACAAGGTGTGCCTGTCTCCAAAACTCAGGTGGCGATTCAGAAACAGCCAGCCTCCTCGTCTAGACCTCAG ATAAAACCACCACCTCCTAGAAATGGAGCTCGTCCCTTGGACGATAGGCGCCCAACACTTCAGCAAAGAGACGGCAGGCGCCCAGCAACTCAGGAAAGAGATGACAGGCGACCAGCTCTTCAGCAAAGGGATGACAGGCGCCCAGCACCTCAGCAAAGAGATGATAGGCGCCCAGCACTCCAGCAAAGAGATGATAGACGCCCAGCACTTCAGCGAAAAGAGGAGAGGCGCCCCACACTTCAGCAAAGAGATGACAGGCGCCCGCCAGTTCATCGGAAAGATGATAGGCGCCCAGCAAGAAAACCAATGTATGATGAAGAAGATGATGGAGTAGAAGCCATTAGTATGATCAGGAAGATGTTTGG GTATAATCCTAACAGGTaccatgatgacgatgatgatagtgacaTGGAGGCTAATTTTGATGATATATTGAAGGAAGAAAGGCGGAG TGCGAAAATAGCAAGGCAAGAGGATGAAGAAGAGCTTCGGaagatagaagaagaagaaaggcgGGAGCGACTGAGAAAACAGGCCAAGAAGCGCAAGTTGAGCCATCAATGA
- the LOC132616586 gene encoding uncharacterized protein LOC132616586 isoform X4: MCHPGISECCYFGSFFGPSQPVISQRVIQESKSLLENPNLAAKVMKSGHSQQSNKRAASKPAGSKPSTSSHAPKVTNGLKRKIDMVKNTRDYSFLLSDDAELPGPSRGSLTQKVSAPNCDARLVQRPSGKQTSSNSGRKLLDDGEVKRSSQMQPKAVIQRSMSINKPTQPPLDSRRQFGSSNGSGPGRPLGPKGVPPKVSGNPNDKKFLTPGAKSTVPASHRPTPSRVQPAAPRQSSVQNRIPLESGKSKVMSKQGVPVSKTQVAIQKQPASSSRPQIKPPPPRNGARPLDDRRPTLQQRDGRRPATQERDDRRPALQQRDDRRPAPQQRDDRRPALQQRDDRRPALQRKEERRPTLQQRDDRRPPVHRKDDRRPARKPMYDEEDDGVEAISMIRKMFGYNPNRYHDDDDDSDMEANFDDILKEERRSAKIARQEDEEELRKIEEEERRERLRKQAKKRKLSHQ; the protein is encoded by the exons ATGTGCCATCCAGGGATAAGTGAGTGCTGCTA TTTTGGTTCCTTCTTTGGACCTTCACAGCCTGTTATCTCTCAAAGAGTAATCCAAGAAAGCAAGTCGCTATTGGAGAATCCAAATCTGGCAGCTAAAGTCATGAAATCTGGTCATTCG CAGCAGAGCAATAAGAGGGCTGCTTCAAAACCTGCAGGATCAAAACCTTCCACCAGCAGCCATGCACCGAAAGTCACAAATGGG TTGAAAAGAAAGATCGATATGGTAAAAAATACGAGGGACTATTCATTTCTATTATCTGATGATGCTGAACTTCCTGGTCCATCAAGAGGTTCTTTAACTCAGAAAGTGTCTGCCCCTAATTGCG ATGCACGATTAGTTCAACGTCCAAGCGGCAAGCAGACTTCAAGTAATTCTGGGAGAAAGCTTCTAGATGATGGTGAAGTGAAAAGAAGCAGCCAAATGCAACCTAAAGCGGTGATTCAGAGATCGATGTCTATTAATAAACCGACTCAACCGCCATTAGACTCTAGAAGACAGTTCGGTAGCAGTAATGGAAGTGGACCTGGGCGGCCTTTGGGTCCAAAAGGGGTGCCCCCCAAGGTTTCAGGGAATCCAAATGATAAGAAATTTTTGACACCAGGCGCCAAGAGTACTGTGCCTGCTTCCCACAGGCCAACCCCTTCAAGGGTGCAACCGGCTGCACCAAGGCAATCTTCGGTACAGAATAGGATACCATTGGAATCTGGAAAGTCAAAAGTGATGTCAAAACAAGGTGTGCCTGTCTCCAAAACTCAGGTGGCGATTCAGAAACAGCCAGCCTCCTCGTCTAGACCTCAG ATAAAACCACCACCTCCTAGAAATGGAGCTCGTCCCTTGGACGATAGGCGCCCAACACTTCAGCAAAGAGACGGCAGGCGCCCAGCAACTCAGGAAAGAGATGACAGGCGACCAGCTCTTCAGCAAAGGGATGACAGGCGCCCAGCACCTCAGCAAAGAGATGATAGGCGCCCAGCACTCCAGCAAAGAGATGATAGACGCCCAGCACTTCAGCGAAAAGAGGAGAGGCGCCCCACACTTCAGCAAAGAGATGACAGGCGCCCGCCAGTTCATCGGAAAGATGATAGGCGCCCAGCAAGAAAACCAATGTATGATGAAGAAGATGATGGAGTAGAAGCCATTAGTATGATCAGGAAGATGTTTGG GTATAATCCTAACAGGTaccatgatgacgatgatgatagtgacaTGGAGGCTAATTTTGATGATATATTGAAGGAAGAAAGGCGGAG TGCGAAAATAGCAAGGCAAGAGGATGAAGAAGAGCTTCGGaagatagaagaagaagaaaggcgGGAGCGACTGAGAAAACAGGCCAAGAAGCGCAAGTTGAGCCATCAATGA
- the LOC132616586 gene encoding uncharacterized protein LOC132616586 isoform X3 — MRGYEGDEYDEYLDEYEDEGVDQEDEEAGEEEHEDEEPQPPSEELLEYLELRQRLKEDIRKQRKKELGGGSREIKKNVPSRDNFGSFFGPSQPVISQRVIQESKSLLENPNLAAKVMKSGHSQQSNKRAASKPAGSKPSTSSHAPKVTNGLKRKIDMVKNTRDYSFLLSDDAELPGPSRGSLTQKVSAPNCDARLVQRPSGKQTSSNSGRKLLDDGEVKRSSQMQPKAVIQRSMSINKPTQPPLDSRRQFGSSNGSGPGRPLGPKGVPPKVSGNPNDKKFLTPGAKSTVPASHRPTPSRVQPAAPRQSSVQNRIPLESGKSKVMSKQGVPVSKTQVAIQKQPASSSRPQIKPPPPRNGARPLDDRRPTLQQRDGRRPALQQRDDRRPAPQQRDDRRPALQQRDDRRPALQRKEERRPTLQQRDDRRPPVHRKDDRRPARKPMYDEEDDGVEAISMIRKMFGYNPNRYHDDDDDSDMEANFDDILKEERRSAKIARQEDEEELRKIEEEERRERLRKQAKKRKLSHQ; from the exons ATGCGGGGATATGAAGGAGAT GAATACGACGAGTATTTGGATGAGTATGAGGATGAAGGTGTAgatcaagaagatgaagaggctGGTGAAGAGGAACATGAGGATGAAGAGCCTCAACCGCCTTCAGAAGAGTTGTTAGAGTACCTGGAGCTAAGGCAACGGTTAAAAGAGGATATCAGGAAACAGAGGAAGAAAGAACTAGGCGGTGGTTCTCGCGAAATTAAAAAGAATGTGCCATCCAGGGATAA TTTTGGTTCCTTCTTTGGACCTTCACAGCCTGTTATCTCTCAAAGAGTAATCCAAGAAAGCAAGTCGCTATTGGAGAATCCAAATCTGGCAGCTAAAGTCATGAAATCTGGTCATTCG CAGCAGAGCAATAAGAGGGCTGCTTCAAAACCTGCAGGATCAAAACCTTCCACCAGCAGCCATGCACCGAAAGTCACAAATGGG TTGAAAAGAAAGATCGATATGGTAAAAAATACGAGGGACTATTCATTTCTATTATCTGATGATGCTGAACTTCCTGGTCCATCAAGAGGTTCTTTAACTCAGAAAGTGTCTGCCCCTAATTGCG ATGCACGATTAGTTCAACGTCCAAGCGGCAAGCAGACTTCAAGTAATTCTGGGAGAAAGCTTCTAGATGATGGTGAAGTGAAAAGAAGCAGCCAAATGCAACCTAAAGCGGTGATTCAGAGATCGATGTCTATTAATAAACCGACTCAACCGCCATTAGACTCTAGAAGACAGTTCGGTAGCAGTAATGGAAGTGGACCTGGGCGGCCTTTGGGTCCAAAAGGGGTGCCCCCCAAGGTTTCAGGGAATCCAAATGATAAGAAATTTTTGACACCAGGCGCCAAGAGTACTGTGCCTGCTTCCCACAGGCCAACCCCTTCAAGGGTGCAACCGGCTGCACCAAGGCAATCTTCGGTACAGAATAGGATACCATTGGAATCTGGAAAGTCAAAAGTGATGTCAAAACAAGGTGTGCCTGTCTCCAAAACTCAGGTGGCGATTCAGAAACAGCCAGCCTCCTCGTCTAGACCTCAG ATAAAACCACCACCTCCTAGAAATGGAGCTCGTCCCTTGGACGATAGGCGCCCAACACTTCAGCAAAGAGACGGCAG GCGACCAGCTCTTCAGCAAAGGGATGACAGGCGCCCAGCACCTCAGCAAAGAGATGATAGGCGCCCAGCACTCCAGCAAAGAGATGATAGACGCCCAGCACTTCAGCGAAAAGAGGAGAGGCGCCCCACACTTCAGCAAAGAGATGACAGGCGCCCGCCAGTTCATCGGAAAGATGATAGGCGCCCAGCAAGAAAACCAATGTATGATGAAGAAGATGATGGAGTAGAAGCCATTAGTATGATCAGGAAGATGTTTGG GTATAATCCTAACAGGTaccatgatgacgatgatgatagtgacaTGGAGGCTAATTTTGATGATATATTGAAGGAAGAAAGGCGGAG TGCGAAAATAGCAAGGCAAGAGGATGAAGAAGAGCTTCGGaagatagaagaagaagaaaggcgGGAGCGACTGAGAAAACAGGCCAAGAAGCGCAAGTTGAGCCATCAATGA
- the LOC132616586 gene encoding uncharacterized protein LOC132616586 isoform X1 — protein sequence MRGYEGDEYDEYLDEYEDEGVDQEDEEAGEEEHEDEEPQPPSEELLEYLELRQRLKEDIRKQRKKELGGGSREIKKNVPSRDNFGSFFGPSQPVISQRVIQESKSLLENPNLAAKVMKSGHSQQSNKRAASKPAGSKPSTSSHAPKVTNGLKRKIDMVKNTRDYSFLLSDDAELPGPSRGSLTQKVSAPNCDARLVQRPSGKQTSSNSGRKLLDDGEVKRSSQMQPKAVIQRSMSINKPTQPPLDSRRQFGSSNGSGPGRPLGPKGVPPKVSGNPNDKKFLTPGAKSTVPASHRPTPSRVQPAAPRQSSVQNRIPLESGKSKVMSKQGVPVSKTQVAIQKQPASSSRPQIKPPPPRNGARPLDDRRPTLQQRDGRRPATQERDDRRPALQQRDDRRPAPQQRDDRRPALQQRDDRRPALQRKEERRPTLQQRDDRRPPVHRKDDRRPARKPMYDEEDDGVEAISMIRKMFGYNPNRYHDDDDDSDMEANFDDILKEERRSAKIARQEDEEELRKIEEEERRERLRKQAKKRKLSHQ from the exons ATGCGGGGATATGAAGGAGAT GAATACGACGAGTATTTGGATGAGTATGAGGATGAAGGTGTAgatcaagaagatgaagaggctGGTGAAGAGGAACATGAGGATGAAGAGCCTCAACCGCCTTCAGAAGAGTTGTTAGAGTACCTGGAGCTAAGGCAACGGTTAAAAGAGGATATCAGGAAACAGAGGAAGAAAGAACTAGGCGGTGGTTCTCGCGAAATTAAAAAGAATGTGCCATCCAGGGATAA TTTTGGTTCCTTCTTTGGACCTTCACAGCCTGTTATCTCTCAAAGAGTAATCCAAGAAAGCAAGTCGCTATTGGAGAATCCAAATCTGGCAGCTAAAGTCATGAAATCTGGTCATTCG CAGCAGAGCAATAAGAGGGCTGCTTCAAAACCTGCAGGATCAAAACCTTCCACCAGCAGCCATGCACCGAAAGTCACAAATGGG TTGAAAAGAAAGATCGATATGGTAAAAAATACGAGGGACTATTCATTTCTATTATCTGATGATGCTGAACTTCCTGGTCCATCAAGAGGTTCTTTAACTCAGAAAGTGTCTGCCCCTAATTGCG ATGCACGATTAGTTCAACGTCCAAGCGGCAAGCAGACTTCAAGTAATTCTGGGAGAAAGCTTCTAGATGATGGTGAAGTGAAAAGAAGCAGCCAAATGCAACCTAAAGCGGTGATTCAGAGATCGATGTCTATTAATAAACCGACTCAACCGCCATTAGACTCTAGAAGACAGTTCGGTAGCAGTAATGGAAGTGGACCTGGGCGGCCTTTGGGTCCAAAAGGGGTGCCCCCCAAGGTTTCAGGGAATCCAAATGATAAGAAATTTTTGACACCAGGCGCCAAGAGTACTGTGCCTGCTTCCCACAGGCCAACCCCTTCAAGGGTGCAACCGGCTGCACCAAGGCAATCTTCGGTACAGAATAGGATACCATTGGAATCTGGAAAGTCAAAAGTGATGTCAAAACAAGGTGTGCCTGTCTCCAAAACTCAGGTGGCGATTCAGAAACAGCCAGCCTCCTCGTCTAGACCTCAG ATAAAACCACCACCTCCTAGAAATGGAGCTCGTCCCTTGGACGATAGGCGCCCAACACTTCAGCAAAGAGACGGCAGGCGCCCAGCAACTCAGGAAAGAGATGACAGGCGACCAGCTCTTCAGCAAAGGGATGACAGGCGCCCAGCACCTCAGCAAAGAGATGATAGGCGCCCAGCACTCCAGCAAAGAGATGATAGACGCCCAGCACTTCAGCGAAAAGAGGAGAGGCGCCCCACACTTCAGCAAAGAGATGACAGGCGCCCGCCAGTTCATCGGAAAGATGATAGGCGCCCAGCAAGAAAACCAATGTATGATGAAGAAGATGATGGAGTAGAAGCCATTAGTATGATCAGGAAGATGTTTGG GTATAATCCTAACAGGTaccatgatgacgatgatgatagtgacaTGGAGGCTAATTTTGATGATATATTGAAGGAAGAAAGGCGGAG TGCGAAAATAGCAAGGCAAGAGGATGAAGAAGAGCTTCGGaagatagaagaagaagaaaggcgGGAGCGACTGAGAAAACAGGCCAAGAAGCGCAAGTTGAGCCATCAATGA